A stretch of Cucumis sativus cultivar 9930 chromosome 2, Cucumber_9930_V3, whole genome shotgun sequence DNA encodes these proteins:
- the LOC101217948 gene encoding la-related protein 6C — protein sequence MAQLNPEEKFSENHSEMEANQEAIINSESDGSSNSSLANLAFRFNAQAPEFFPRTQTQMPVTGYFHPYFHFLGGGPASSDWFFIGDQEPAYLIPNPNIQLPNFSKHARSEEIQQKIVKQVEYQLSDMSLLANETLAKHISKDPDGYVPISILSSTKKVKSLSTNNNFIVQALRSSSRLVVSSDGKRVRRKVPFTDKDKEELLARTVVAENLPENHSHHNLEKIFSVVGSVKTIRICHPPESNPCCSKGELFVSNKLHALVEFETAELAERAIEQLNDERNWRKGLRVRPLVRRSPKSVLKNRKSEFDSVLDEDDSPSPVSVEESPLQNINDLNVDCNSEENSTSLKKSWGRGRGKGRGRIHGNLDRSYSLPVTSSLQTSGQVLSEASSKLTTKSPRMPDGTKGFTMGRGKPLSSKPLVNRLVD from the exons aTGGCGCAACTGAATCCAGAAGAGAAGTTTAGTGAAAACCATTCTGAAATGGAGGCCAATCAAGAAGCTATCATCAATAGCGAAAGCGATGGAAGTAGTAATAGCAGTCTTGCTAATTTGGCCTTCAGATTTAATGCGCAAGCGCCTGAGTTTTTCCCTAGAACGCAAACCCAGATGCCTGTTACCGGTTATTTTCATccctattttcattttctaggTGGGGGCCCTGCTTCTTCAGATTGGTTCTTTATTGGGGACCAAGAACCTGCTTATTTGATCCCTAATCCCAACATTCAGCTCCCTAATTTCTCTAAGCATGCTCGTTCTGAGGAGATTCAGCAAAAAATCGTCAAACAG GTAGAATATCAGCTTAGTGACATGAGTCTTCTTGCAAATGAGACTCTTGCAAAACACATTAGTAAAGATCCCGATGGTTATG TTCCGATTTCTATTCTTTCGTCGACAAAAAAAGTTAAGTCTCTCTCAACCAACAACAATTTCATAGTTCAAGCACTCCGCTCCTCTTCAAGGCTT GTTGTCAGTTCTGATGGGAAGAGAGTTAGGCGTAAGGTTCCATTCACAGACAAGGACAAAGAGGAATTGCTG GCCCGCACAGTTGTTGCTGAGAATTTGCCCGAAAATCACTCTCATCACAATCTGGAGAAAATATTCAGTGTGGTTGGAAG TGTGAAAACCATCCGAATCTGTCATCCCCCGGAATCGAATCCCTGCTGCTCTAAAGGTGAATTGTTTGTCAGTAACAAG CTTCATGCACTCGTGGAGTTTGAGACAGCAGAGTTAGCTGAAAGAGCG ATTGAGCAGTTAAACGATGAGAGAAACTGGAGGAAAGGACTCCGAGTGAGGCCACTGGTGAGACGCTCG CCGAAATCTGTTCTGAAGAATCGAAAATCAGAATTCGATAGCGTTTTGGATGAAGATGATTCACCATCTCCTGTATCGGTCGAAGAGTCCCCACTGCAAAATATCAATGACCTGAATGTCGATTGCAAT tCTGAAGAGAACTCTACATCATTGAAGAAGAGTTGGGGTCGAGGACGTGGGAAGGGCCGTGGACGAATTCATGGCAATCTCGATCGTAGCTATAGCTTGCCAGTTACATCATCTCTGCAGACGAGTGGGCAGGTTTTGAGTGAAGCTTCTTCCAAACTGACTACAAAGAGTCCAAGAATGCCTGATGGGACTAAAGGTTTCACCATGGGAAGAGGCAAGCCATTAAGCTCTAAACCTCTAGTCAATAGGCTTGTTGACTGA